The Populus trichocarpa isolate Nisqually-1 chromosome 2, P.trichocarpa_v4.1, whole genome shotgun sequence genome has a window encoding:
- the LOC7472672 gene encoding MDIS1-interacting receptor like kinase 2 isoform X1, which yields MASIDYEPKLLAVLSISFFLSCIFVSSTGLVAALDDSALLASEGKALLESGWWSDYSNLTSHRCKWTGIVCDRAGSITEISPPPEFLKVGNKFGKMNFSCFSNLVRLHLANHELSGSIPHQISILPQLRYLNLSSNYLAGELPSSLGNLSRLVELDFSSNNFINSIPPELGNLKSLVTLSLSYNSFSGPIHSALCHLDNLTHLFMDHNRLEGALPREIGNMRNLEILDVSYNTLNGPIPRTLGRLAKLRSLIFHVNKINGSIPFEIRNLTNLEYLDLSSNILGGSIPSTLGLLSNLNFVDLLGNQINGPIPLKIGNLTNLQYLHLGGNKITGFIPFSLGNLKSLTMLDLSHNQINGSIPLEIQNLTNLKELYLSSNSISGSIPSTLGLLSNLISLDLSDNQITGLIPFLLGNLTSLIILDLSHNQINGSTPLETQNLTNLKELYLSSNSISGSIPSTLGLLSNLTFLDLSNNQITGLIPFLLDNLTSLIILDLSHNQINGSIPLKIQNLTNLEELYLSSNSTSGSIPSTLSLLSNLILLDLSYNQITGLIPFLLGNLTNLTTLYLSHNQINGSIPSSLKYCNNLAYLDLSFNNLSEEIPSELYDLDSLQYVNFSYNNLSGSVSLPLPPPFNFHFTCDFVHGQINNDSATLKATAFEGNKDLHPDFSRCPSIYPPPSKTYLLPSKDSRIIHSIKIFLPITTISLCLLCLGCYLSRCKATEPETTSSKNGDLFSIWNYDGRIAYEDIIAATENFDLRYCIGTGGYGSVYRAQLPSGKLVALKKLHRREAEEPAFDKSFKNEVELLTQIRHRSIVKLYGFCLHQRCMFLVYEYMEKGSLFCALRNDVGAVELKWMKRAHIIEDIAHALSYLHHECNPPIVHRDISSSNVLLNSESKSFVADFGVARLLDPDSSNHTVLAGTYGYIAPELAYTMVVTEKCDVYSFGVVALETLMGRHPGDILSSSAQAITLKEVLDPRLPPPTNEIVIQNICTIASLIFSCLHSNPKNRPSMKFVSQEFLSPKRLLGGLEISLLELRNLDMHTNVGEITVPR from the exons ATGGCGTCCATTGATTATGAGCCAAAACTTCTTGCAGTTTTAAGCATCTCATTTTTCTTGTCCTGTATTTTTGTATCTAGTACTGGTCTTGTGGCTGCACTTGATGACTCAGCCTTGCTAGCATCAGAAGGCAAGGCTTTGCTTGAGAGTGGATGGTGGAGTGACTACAGCAACCTCACCTCACATCGTTGCAAGTGGACTGGCATAGTCTGTGATCGGGCTGGAAGCATCACTGAGATTTCCCCACCTCCAGAGTTCCTCAAGGTGGGAAATAAGTTTGGAAAGATGAACTTTTCTTGCTTCTCAAACCTTGTCCGTCTCCACCTGGCCAACCATGAGCTCAGTGGGAGCATCCCGCATCAAATTTCTATCCTCCCACAACTCAGATACCTCAACCTGTCCTCAAATTATCTAGCAGGTGAGTTACCGTCTTCACTTGGAAATCTCAGCCGATTAGTTGagcttgatttttcttccaataatttcatcaattccATCCCTCCAGAACTAGGCAATCTTAAAAGTCTTGTTACTTTGAGCTTGTCTTATAACAGCTTCAGCGGCCCAATCCACTCGGCACTTTGTCATTTGGACAATCTAACGCATTTATTTATGGATCATAATAGACTCGAAGGTGCCCTCCCTAGAGAAATAGGGAACATGAGAAATCTAGAGATTTTGGACGTGAGTTATAATACACTTAATGGTCCAATCCCTCGGACATTGGGTAGGTTAGCCAAGTTGAGGTCTTTGATCTTTCATGTGAACAAAATCAATGGATCCATACCTTTCGAAATAAGAAATTTGACGAACCTTGAATATTTAGATCTTTCCTCTAATATCCTAGGTGGTTCAATTCCTTCAACTCTGGGCCTTTTATCCAATTTGAATTTTGTAGATCTTTTGGGCAACCAAATCAATGGACCTATCCCTTTAAAAATAGGAAATTTGACGAATCTACAATATTTACATCTCGGTGGCAACAAGATCACTGGTTTCATTCCTTTTTCATTAGGCAATTTAAAAAGCTTGACAATGCTAGACCTCTCTCACAACCAAATTAATGGATCCATCCCTTTAGAAATACAGAACTTGacaaatttgaaagaattaTATTTGAGTTCAAACAGTATCAGTGGTTCGATTCCTTCAACGTTGGGCCTTTTATCCAATTTGATTTCTCTAGATCTTTCCGACAACCAAATCACCGGTTTGATTCCTTTTTTGTTAGGCAATTTAACAAGCTTGATAATACTAGACCTCTCTCACAACCAAATCAACGGATCCACCCCTTTAGAAACACAAAACTTGacaaatttgaaagaattaTATTTGAGTTCAAACAGTATCAGTGGTTCGATTCCTTCAACTTTGGGCCTTTTATCGAATTTGACTTTTCTAGATCTTTCCAACAACCAAATCACCGGTTTGATTCCTTTTTTGTTAGACAATTTAACAAGCTTGATAATACTAGACCTCTCTCACAACCAAATCAACGGATCCATCCCTTTGAAAATACAGAACTTGACAAATTTGGAAGAATTATATTTGAGTTCAAACAGTACCAGTGGTTCGATTCCTTCAACTTTGAGCCTTTTATCCAATTTGATTCTTCTAGATCTTTCCTACAACCAAATTACCGGTTTGATTCCTTTTTTGTTAGGCAATTTAACAAACTTGACAACTCTATACCTTTCTCACAACCAAATCAACGGATCCATCCCTTCATCTTTGAAGTATTGTAATAATTTGGCCTACCTAGATTTGAGCTTCAATAATTTAAGTGAAGAGATACCCTCCGAACTATATGATTTGGACTCTTTACAATATGTGAATTTTAGTTACAATAATCTCTCAGGCTCTGTTTCCTTGCCTTTGCCACCGccctttaattttcatttcacaTGTGATTTTGTTCATGGGCAAATTAACAATGATTCTGCAACTTTAAAAGCTACTGCATTTGAGGGCAACAAAGATTTACACCCTGATTTCTCACGTTGTCCATCTATTTACCCCCCACCTTCAAAAACCTACTTGTTGCCTTCAAAAGACTCCAGAATAATTCATTCCATCAAAATATTTCTTCCTATCACCACCATTTCACTTTGTCTCTTGTGTCTCGGATGTTATCTGTCTCGATGCAAGGCTACCGAACctgagacaacatcatcaaAGAATGGAGACTTGTTTTCCATATGGAATTATGATGGGAGGATTGCATACGAAGACATCATTGCAGCGACGGAGAACTTTGACCTTAGATATTGTATCGGAACCGGTGGTTATGGGAGCGTCTACCGAGCGCAACTTCCAAGTGGGAAATTAGTTGCCTTGAAGAAACTTCATCGTCGAGAGGCAGAGGAGCCGGCTTTTGACAAGAGTTTCAAAAATGAGGTGGAACTGCTCACACAAATACGTCACAGGAGCATTGTAAAGCTTTATGGATTCTGTTTGCACCAGCGCTGCATGTTTCTTGTTTACGAGTACATGGAAAAGGGAAGCTTGTTTTGTGCCTTGAGAAATGATGTTGGAGCTGTGGAATTGAAGTGGATGAAAAGAGCACACATCATCGAAGACATTGCTCACGCATTATCTTACTTGCATCATGAGTGCAACCCACCAATTGTTCATCGAGACATATCAAGCAGCAATGTTCTGTTGAATTCAGAATCCAAGtcttttgttgctgattttggtGTGGCTAGACTTCTAGATCCGGATTCGTCCAACCATACTGTACTTGCTGGTACCTATGGATACATTGCCCCag AGTTGGCTTATACTATGGTGGTGACAGAGAAATGTGATGTGTACAGCTTCGGAGTTGTGGCGCTTGAAACTTTGATGGGAAGGCATCCGGGAGATATCCTATCATCATCTGCTCAGGCTATTACACTGAAAGAAGTGTTAGATCCTCGTTTGCCACCTCCAACAAATGAGATTGTCATACAGAATATATGTACCATTGCAAGTCTGATATTTTCTTGCTTAcattcaaatccaaaaaatcgACCTTCAATGAAATTCGTGTCTCAAGAATTTCTATCTCCCAAGAGATTATTGGGAGGTCTCGAGATTTCTTTGTTGGAGCTGCGAAATCTTGACATGCACACAAATGTTGGTGAGATCACAGTTCCTCGCTGA
- the LOC18096288 gene encoding MDIS1-interacting receptor like kinase 2 produces MFLVYEYMEKGSLFCALRNDVGAVELKWMKRAHIIKDIAHALSYLHHDCNPPIVHRDISSSNVLLNSEFKSFVADFGVARLLDPDSSNHTVLAGTYGYIAPELAYTMAVTEKCDVYSFGVVALETLMGRHPGDILSSSAQAITLKEVLDPRLPPPTNEIVIQNICTIASLIFSCLHSNPKYRPSMKFVSQEFLSPKRLLGGLEISFLELRNLGMHTNVGEITVPR; encoded by the exons ATGTTTCTTGTTTACGAGTACATGGAAAAGGGAAGCTTGTTTTGTGCCTTGAGAAATGATGTTGGAGCCGTGGAACTGAAGTGGATGAAAAGAGCACACATCATCAAAGACATTGCTCACGCATTATCTTACTTGCATCATGATTGCAACCCACCAATTGTTCATCGAGACATATCAAGCAGCAATGTTCTGTTGAATTCAGAATTCAAGtcttttgttgctgattttggtGTGGCTAGACTTCTCGATCCTGATTCGTCCAACCATACTGTACTTGCTGGTACCTATGGATACATTGCCCCag AGCTGGCTTATACTATGGCGGTGACAGAGAAATGTGATGTTTACAGCTTCGGAGTTGTGGCGCTTGAAACTTTGATGGGAAGGCATCCGGGAGATATCCTATCATCATCTGCTCAGGCTATTACACTGAAAGAAGTGTTAGATCCTCGTTTGCCACCTCCAACAAATGAGATTGTCATACAGAATATATGTACCATTGCAAGTCTGATATTTTCTTGCTTACATTCAAATCCAAAATATCGACCTTCAATGAAATTCGTGTCTCAAGAATTTCTATCTCCCAAGAGATTATTGGGAGGTCTCGAGATTTCTTTCTTGGAACTGCGAAATCTTGGCATGCACACAAATGTAGGTGAGATCACAGTTCCTCGCTGA
- the LOC127905002 gene encoding probable leucine-rich repeat receptor-like protein kinase At1g35710, which yields MASIDYEPKLLAILSISFFLSCIFVSSTGLVAALDDSALLASEVKALLESGWWSQYSNLTSHRCKYWPGIFCNRAGSITKIYPPPEFLKVGNKFGKMNFSCFSNLVRLHLPNHELNGSIPPQISILPQLRYLNLSSNNLAGELPSSLGNLSRLVELDFSSNNFINSIPPELSNLKNLVTLTLSDNSFSGPIPSALCHLENLRHLFMDHNSLEGALPREIGNMRNLESLDVSYNTLNGPIPRTLGRLAKLRSLILSRNAINGFIPLEIGNLTNLKDLQLISNILVGSIPSTIGFLSDLTNLDLSYNVINGSIPSQIGNLTNLEHLDLSSNILAGSIPSTFGFLSNLILLHLFDNQINGSISLEIGNLTNLCRLFLKGNKISGSIPISLGDLRNLAFLDLSNNQINGSIASSLKNCKYLTYLDLSYNNLSGQIPSQLHNLPSLSYVNFRYNNLSGFVPLQLPQPFDVSFTCDSLHGQRTNSPEIFQATVFEGNKDLHPDFSRCSSIYSPPSKDNRIIHSIKIFLPITTISLCLVSRMLLSVSMQGYPT from the coding sequence ATGGCATCCATTGATTATGAGCCAAAACTTCTTGCAATTTTAAGCATCTCATTTTTCTTGTCCTGTATTTTTGTATCAAGTACTGGTCTTGTGGCTGCACTTGATGATTCAGCCTTGCTAGCATCAGAAGTCAAGGCTTTGCTTGAGAGTGGATGGTGGAGTCAATACAGCAACCTCACCTCACATCGTTGCAAGTACTGGCCTGGCATATTTTGTAATAGGGCTGGAAGCATCACTAAGATTTACCCACCTCCAGAGTTCCTCAAGGTGGGAAATAAGTTTGGAAAGATGAACTTTTCTTGCTTCTCAAACCTTGTCCGTCTCCACCTGCCCAACCATGAGCTCAATGGAAGCATCCCGCCTCAAATTTCTATCCTCCCACAACTCAGATACCTCAACCTGTCCTCAAATAATCTAGCAGGTGAGTTACCGTCTTCACTTGGAAATCTCAGCCGATTAGTTGagcttgatttttcttccaataatttcatcaattccATCCCTCCAGAACTAAGCAATCTTAAAAATCTTGTTACTTTGACCTTGTCTGATAACAGCTTCAGCGGCCCAATCCCTTCGGCACTTTGTCATTTGGAAAATCTAAGGCATTTATTTATGGATCATAATAGTCTCGAAGGTGCCCTCCCTAGAGAAATAGGGAACATGAGAAATCTAGAGAGTTTGGACGTGAGTTATAATACACTTAATGGTCCAATCCCTCGAACATTGGGTAGGTTAGCCAAGTTGAGGTCTTTGATCCTTTCTCGCAACGCAATCAATGGATTCATCCCTTTAGAAATAGGAAATTTGACGAATCTAAAAGATTTACAGCTTATATCTAATATCCTAGTTGGTTCAATTCCTTCAACGATAGGTTTTTTATCCGATTTGACTAATCTAGATCTTTCTTATAACGTAATCAATGGATCCATCCCTTCGCAAATAGGAAATTTGACGAATCTAGAACATTTAGATCTTTCCTCTAATATCCTAGCTGGTTCAATTCCTTCTACATTtggttttttatccaatttgattCTTTTGCATCTTTTTGACAACCAAATCAATGGATCCATCTCTTTAGAAATAGGAAATTTGACAAATCTATGTCGTTTGTTTCTCAAAGGCAACAAAATCAGTGGTTCGATTCCTATTTCATTAGGAGATTTAAGAAACTTGGCATTTCTAGACCTATCTAACAACCAAATCAATGGATCCATAGCTTCATCTTTGAAGAATTGTAAATATTTGACCTATCTAGATTTGAGCTACAATAATTTAAGTGGACAAATACCCTCCCAACTACATAATTTGCCCTCTTTATCTTATGTGAATTTTCGTTATAATAACCTCTCAGGCTTTGTTCCCTTGCAATTGCCACAACCCTTTGATGTGTCTTTCACCTGTGATTCTCTTCATGGGCAAAGAACCAACAGTCCTGAAATTTTTCAAGCTACTGTATTTGAGGGCAACAAAGATTTACACCCTGATTTCTCACGTTGTTCATCTATTTACTCCCCACCTTCAAAAGACAACAGAATAATTCATTCCATCAAAATATTTCTTCCTATCACCACCATTTCACTTTGTCTCGTGTCTCGGATGTTGTTATCTGTCTCGATGCAAGGCTACCCAACCTGA